DNA from Gammaproteobacteria bacterium:
GCCTACGGCGAGACCGGAGCCGTTGAGGGTGTGCACGAGTTCGGGTTTATTCGTTTCTGGATTACGCCAGCGGGCCTGCATGCGGCGCGCCTGAAAATCCGTAAAATTGCTGCACGAAGAAATTTCACGGTAACGATTTTGGCTGGGCAGCCAGACCTCGAGGTCATAGGTTTTCGCGGCGGCGAAGCCCATGTCGCCGGTGCACAACGCGACGACCCGGTAAGGGAGTTCCAGTTTTTTCAGAATGGCCTCGGCGTGCGAGGTCAAGACCTCCAGGGCCTGGTCCGAGTCCTGCGGGCGCACGATCTGCACCAGTTCCACCTTTTCAAACTGATGCTGGCGGATCATGCCGCGCGTGTCCTTGCCGTAGGAACCGGCCTCGCTGCGGAAGCACGGTGTGTGCGCGACGTATTTGCGCGGCAGCGTGTCGGCGTGCAGAATCAGATCGCGCACCAGGTTGGTCAGCGGCACTTCGGCGGTGGGAATCAGATAATAATTCTGCTCGCCCTTGAGCGCGAATTGATCCTCTTCAAATTTCGGAAGTTGCGCGGTGCCGCGCAGGCTGTCGGCGTTGACGATATAAGGCACATACGCTTCGGTGTAGCCGTGCTCCTGGGTATGCACATCGAGCATGAATTGCGTCAGGGCGCGTTGCAGACGCGCGAGCGGGCCGCTCAATACGACAAAGCGCGCGCCGCTGATTTTGGCGGCGGCGTCGAAATCCATCTGCCCGAGCGCGGCGCCGAGATCAACATGATCCTTGGGCGTGAAGTCGAAGCGCGGCGGTTCACCCCAACGTCGCATCTCGATGTTGTCATGTTCACTTTTGCCTGCGGGTACGCTTTCATGCGGCAGGTTGGGAATACCCAGCGTGATTTCATTGAGCCGTTCCTGGACAGCGCCTAGTTGCTCCTCTGCGGACTTGAGCTGATCGCCCAGGTGCGCGACCTCGGCCATCAGCGGTGCGATGTCTTGACCGGCGGCCTTGGCCTTGCCGATGGCCTTGGATTGGGCGTTGCGCTCGGCTTGTAGTTGTTCGGTTTGAATCTGAATCTTCTTGCGCTCGGCCTCGATCTCGGCCAAACGGACGATGTCCAGCACGAACCCGCGCGCGGCGAGGCGTTGAGCCGTTTCGTGAAGCTGGGTTCTGAGCAG
Protein-coding regions in this window:
- the serS gene encoding serine--tRNA ligase, with protein sequence MLDPQLLRTQLHETAQRLAARGFVLDIVRLAEIEAERKKIQIQTEQLQAERNAQSKAIGKAKAAGQDIAPLMAEVAHLGDQLKSAEEQLGAVQERLNEITLGIPNLPHESVPAGKSEHDNIEMRRWGEPPRFDFTPKDHVDLGAALGQMDFDAAAKISGARFVVLSGPLARLQRALTQFMLDVHTQEHGYTEAYVPYIVNADSLRGTAQLPKFEEDQFALKGEQNYYLIPTAEVPLTNLVRDLILHADTLPRKYVAHTPCFRSEAGSYGKDTRGMIRQHQFEKVELVQIVRPQDSDQALEVLTSHAEAILKKLELPYRVVALCTGDMGFAAAKTYDLEVWLPSQNRYREISSCSNFTDFQARRMQARWRNPETNKPELVHTLNGSGLAVGRTLVAIMENCQDKQGYVHIPKVLRAYMGGSEVIKP